One genomic window of Ilyobacter polytropus DSM 2926 includes the following:
- the kdsB gene encoding 3-deoxy-manno-octulosonate cytidylyltransferase, which translates to MKFLGVIPARYASTRLEGKPLISIEGQPMIEWVYKRTLASSLDKVVVATDDKRIFDAVISFGGEAVMTSPDHTNGTSRIAEVAAEYEDYDVIINVQGDEPLIEGAMIDALIEPFRENHDLVMATLKHKIDNYEEVENPNNVKVITDNKDFAIYFSRSPIPYPRTLDMKNYYKHVGIYGYKRDFVIEYSKMIPTDLEISESLEQLRVIENGYKIKVLDTPYKVIGVDTSEDLAKVEKIIRDNNIKI; encoded by the coding sequence ATGAAATTTTTGGGAGTTATCCCTGCGAGATATGCGTCTACTAGGCTAGAAGGAAAACCTCTTATAAGTATAGAGGGTCAACCAATGATAGAATGGGTATATAAGAGGACATTAGCATCCTCTTTAGATAAAGTCGTAGTGGCCACAGACGACAAAAGGATTTTTGATGCAGTTATATCTTTTGGAGGAGAAGCTGTGATGACTAGTCCAGATCATACAAACGGTACTAGCAGAATAGCCGAGGTGGCTGCAGAATATGAGGACTACGATGTCATTATCAATGTGCAGGGTGATGAGCCTCTTATAGAGGGTGCTATGATAGATGCACTTATAGAACCATTCAGAGAAAATCATGATCTTGTTATGGCTACTTTAAAGCATAAGATTGATAATTATGAAGAGGTTGAAAATCCAAATAACGTCAAAGTTATAACTGACAACAAGGACTTTGCCATCTATTTCTCTAGGAGTCCTATTCCTTACCCTAGAACTTTGGATATGAAAAACTACTATAAGCACGTTGGAATATACGGGTATAAAAGAGACTTTGTTATTGAATACTCCAAAATGATCCCTACAGATCTTGAAATATCAGAGTCTTTAGAACAATTACGGGTTATAGAAAATGGCTATAAAATAAAAGTGTTAGATACTCCCTATAAAGTAATCGGAGTGGATACCTCAGAAGACCTTGCAAAAGTTGAAAAAATAATAAGAGACAACAATATAAAGATATAA
- a CDS encoding HAD hydrolase family protein, with amino-acid sequence MIIAIDFDGTIVESAFPKIGKIKANAERVIKRLFGEGHKIIIWTCRPINNKGLDEMKKWLKENDIPYHKINENIDGIGMTTSNKVCADVYIDDMDVHCMEKGVDWYHIEEIFENTGVFRLKFPKPSRS; translated from the coding sequence ATGATTATAGCGATAGATTTCGACGGAACGATAGTAGAGAGTGCCTTCCCGAAAATAGGTAAGATCAAGGCAAATGCTGAGAGGGTAATAAAAAGACTTTTTGGCGAAGGACACAAAATAATAATATGGACATGTCGGCCTATAAATAACAAAGGACTGGATGAGATGAAAAAATGGCTCAAGGAAAATGACATTCCCTATCATAAAATTAATGAAAATATTGATGGTATCGGAATGACTACATCTAATAAGGTCTGTGCAGATGTTTATATAGATGATATGGATGTACATTGCATGGAGAAGGGCGTGGACTGGTATCATATAGAGGAAATATTTGAGAATACAGGGGTGTTTAGGCTGAAGTTTCCAAAACCTTCTAGAAGCTGA
- a CDS encoding glycerol dehydrogenase: MENIILSPGKYIQGSMAIENIASHAGKKALVIADDFVMNLTKEKISKSFSDKEIDVDFELFNGECSKKEVSRIKEKIETFNSKIIIGVGGGKTLDTAKAVAYYTELPVIIAPTIASTDAPCSALSVLYTEDGVFDEYLLLPNNPNIVLMDTDIISKAPARLIVSGMGDALATYFEARSCAQSNAKNMGGGLPTGAALTLARLCYDTILSEGYMAYNSAKSKVSTKSLENVVEANTYLSGVGFESGGLAAAHAIHNGLTLLEDCHHLYHGEKVAFGTLVQLILENAPQEEFFDVLNFCISVGLPTNLEDMGVKEIDEKLIMEVAKASCAPGETIHNMPFLVTPEKVFAAILTADRIGKENR, translated from the coding sequence ATGGAAAATATTATTTTGTCCCCAGGTAAGTATATTCAAGGAAGTATGGCTATCGAAAATATAGCTTCCCATGCAGGAAAAAAAGCACTTGTTATTGCTGATGATTTTGTAATGAACCTAACAAAAGAAAAGATCAGTAAGAGTTTTTCAGATAAGGAAATAGACGTTGACTTTGAACTTTTTAACGGAGAATGCTCAAAAAAAGAAGTGTCTAGAATAAAAGAAAAAATTGAAACCTTTAACAGTAAGATTATAATAGGTGTCGGAGGAGGTAAGACACTAGATACAGCAAAAGCTGTGGCTTATTATACTGAGCTTCCTGTTATTATAGCACCTACAATAGCATCTACAGATGCTCCCTGCAGTGCCCTTTCTGTGCTTTATACAGAGGATGGAGTTTTTGATGAATATCTACTTCTACCAAATAATCCAAACATAGTTCTCATGGACACAGATATTATTTCAAAGGCCCCTGCAAGATTGATTGTTTCAGGTATGGGTGATGCTTTAGCAACTTATTTTGAAGCTAGATCCTGTGCACAATCCAATGCAAAAAACATGGGGGGAGGTCTTCCGACTGGTGCAGCACTTACCCTTGCTAGACTATGTTATGATACAATTCTCTCTGAGGGATATATGGCATATAATTCTGCCAAGTCCAAAGTTTCAACTAAATCCTTAGAAAATGTTGTTGAAGCAAATACCTACCTAAGTGGTGTGGGATTTGAAAGCGGAGGTTTAGCAGCTGCTCACGCAATTCACAACGGACTAACATTGTTAGAAGACTGTCATCATCTTTATCACGGTGAAAAAGTTGCCTTTGGTACCTTGGTACAGCTTATTCTTGAAAACGCTCCCCAAGAAGAATTCTTTGACGTTTTAAACTTCTGTATAAGTGTCGGACTTCCTACAAATCTTGAAGATATGGGTGTCAAAGAGATAGATGAAAAACTTATTATGGAAGTAGCAAAAGCTTCTTGTGCTCCTGGTGAAACAATACATAATATGCCTTTTCTTGTAACTCCTGAAAAAGTTTTTGCAGCTATTTTAACTGCCGACAGAATTGGAAAAGAAAACAGATAA
- the hcp gene encoding hydroxylamine reductase — translation MSMFCYQCQETAMNKGCTIKGVCGKTPEEAKLQDVLLHAVKGVALYSSVLRESDDIGEDVDYFILNSLFMMITNSNFDDDILHKQIMEGVKLRDKLKEICEDKNPKGLMKIFKRKRECSCEDDKFSRLLDSASDYADDKKLFGEIADKSGVMRTENEDERSLKEMITYGLKGMAAYTEHAFHLGYKNREIVKFMEKALLAADDPEITVDELIAMTLETGKYGVEAMALLDKANTETYGNPEITKVNIGVGKNPGILISGHDLKDMEQLLEQTKGTGVDVYTHSEMLPANSYPAFKKYDHFVGNYGGSWWHQTKEFETFNGPIIFTSNCIVPPRSGSLKYKDKVFTTNACGMGGCTHIEKGADGKKDFTPIIELAKKCQPPVEIETGEVIGGFAHNQVLALADKVIDAVKSGAIKKFVVMAGCDARMQDRKYYTEFAEKLPKDTVILTAGCAKYRYNKLPLGDIGGIPRVLDAGQCNDSYSLAVIAMELQKAFGLDDINDLPIVYNIAWYEQKAVIVLLALLHLGVKNIHLGPTLPAFLSPNVTNVLVEKFGIAGISSVGEDMKIFGIEQ, via the coding sequence ATGTCGATGTTCTGTTATCAGTGTCAGGAAACAGCTATGAATAAAGGATGTACTATAAAGGGGGTATGTGGTAAGACTCCAGAAGAAGCAAAGTTACAGGATGTTCTGCTTCATGCAGTGAAAGGTGTAGCACTTTATAGCTCTGTCTTAAGGGAAAGTGATGACATAGGGGAAGATGTAGATTATTTCATTCTCAATTCACTCTTTATGATGATAACCAACTCCAATTTCGATGATGATATTTTACACAAACAAATTATGGAAGGTGTAAAACTAAGAGATAAATTAAAAGAAATCTGTGAAGATAAGAATCCTAAAGGACTTATGAAAATTTTTAAAAGAAAAAGAGAGTGTTCATGCGAAGATGACAAGTTCAGTAGACTTTTAGATTCTGCTTCTGATTATGCAGATGATAAAAAACTTTTTGGAGAAATTGCTGACAAATCTGGTGTAATGAGAACAGAAAATGAAGATGAAAGATCGTTAAAAGAGATGATAACGTACGGACTGAAGGGAATGGCAGCATATACTGAGCATGCGTTTCACTTAGGGTATAAAAACAGAGAGATAGTTAAGTTTATGGAAAAAGCTCTTCTTGCAGCAGATGATCCAGAGATAACAGTGGATGAGTTGATAGCTATGACTCTTGAAACTGGAAAATATGGTGTTGAGGCCATGGCACTTCTTGACAAAGCAAACACAGAAACTTATGGAAATCCTGAAATCACAAAGGTAAATATAGGGGTTGGTAAAAACCCTGGGATATTAATTTCAGGTCATGATCTTAAAGATATGGAACAGCTTCTAGAGCAGACAAAGGGCACTGGAGTAGATGTTTATACTCACTCTGAGATGCTTCCTGCTAACTCATATCCTGCATTTAAAAAATATGATCACTTTGTAGGTAACTATGGTGGTTCATGGTGGCATCAGACAAAAGAGTTTGAGACTTTTAATGGTCCAATAATATTTACAAGTAACTGCATAGTACCACCAAGAAGCGGGTCTCTTAAATATAAGGACAAAGTTTTTACTACTAATGCATGTGGAATGGGTGGATGTACTCATATTGAAAAAGGAGCTGACGGCAAGAAAGACTTTACTCCAATAATTGAATTAGCCAAGAAATGTCAGCCTCCTGTAGAGATAGAAACTGGTGAGGTTATAGGTGGATTTGCACACAACCAAGTACTTGCTCTAGCTGATAAAGTAATTGATGCTGTAAAATCAGGAGCTATAAAGAAATTTGTTGTTATGGCAGGCTGCGATGCTAGAATGCAGGACAGAAAGTACTATACTGAATTTGCAGAAAAACTTCCCAAAGATACAGTTATATTAACTGCCGGATGTGCTAAATACAGATATAATAAGCTGCCTTTAGGAGATATTGGTGGAATTCCTAGAGTGTTAGATGCAGGACAGTGTAACGATTCGTACTCTCTTGCTGTTATTGCAATGGAACTTCAGAAGGCTTTTGGTCTAGATGATATAAATGATCTTCCTATAGTATATAACATAGCGTGGTATGAGCAAAAAGCAGTTATAGTGTTGCTTGCTCTACTTCACTTAGGCGTTAAAAATATCCATCTTGGACCAACTCTTCCGGCATTCCTGTCTCCAAATGTGACCAATGTATTGGTTGAGAAATTTGGTATTGCGGGGATATCATCAGTAGGAGAGGATATGAAAATATTTGGAATAGAGCAATAA
- a CDS encoding alpha/beta hydrolase fold protein, which produces MKKAIVVFKGWGSTDSFYRDFLDKLDAEIIFSEDLYKRDLDNFQEIIAFGWSMGTLDCIRFIRDNKIEKSILIAPTLDFTKTTRALIIKKMIKRLKVEKAGCLRDFIELNFSSSSKFEAYLEEYFEDILKISDEDLIKGLNKLIEDKIPRENSYLNPIIILGSKDKVIPEENSKDVTEYFPNAVVYHVNGGHNLIYEEKEKVFLYIKRYLKS; this is translated from the coding sequence ATGAAAAAAGCAATTGTTGTATTCAAAGGCTGGGGTAGTACAGATAGTTTTTACAGGGATTTTCTAGACAAATTAGATGCTGAGATAATTTTTTCAGAAGATCTTTATAAGAGAGATCTTGATAATTTTCAAGAAATAATAGCTTTTGGTTGGTCTATGGGAACCTTAGATTGTATAAGGTTTATTAGAGATAATAAAATAGAAAAGTCTATACTTATCGCTCCTACTTTAGATTTTACTAAAACCACAAGAGCACTTATAATCAAAAAAATGATAAAAAGGTTAAAAGTGGAAAAAGCTGGTTGTCTGAGAGATTTTATCGAGCTTAATTTCAGCAGCAGTTCAAAATTTGAGGCTTACCTAGAAGAATATTTTGAGGATATTCTAAAGATATCTGACGAAGATCTGATAAAGGGTCTCAATAAACTTATAGAGGACAAGATCCCCAGAGAGAATAGTTATCTGAATCCCATTATTATATTGGGATCAAAAGATAAAGTTATACCGGAGGAAAATTCCAAAGATGTTACAGAATATTTTCCAAATGCTGTTGTCTACCATGTAAATGGAGGTCATAACCTCATATATGAGGAAAAAGAAAAAGTATTTTTATATATAAAAAGGTATTTAAAAAGCTAA
- the nadD gene encoding nicotinate-nucleotide adenylyltransferase — MERIGVYGGSFNPVHTGHVNIIKYVLENMKLDRLIVIPVGCPSHKDNLLLNGNKRIKLLEVACKDIDKVTISDIEIKNKGVSHTYDTLLNLKKKYKDAIFYEIIGEDSADYLHEWKDYEKMVKECKFVVLKRNGYAYRAEHENIIVLESPLYRYSSTEIRERLKKGLDITGMVPRKVHEIIIKEKLYR; from the coding sequence ATGGAAAGAATAGGTGTTTACGGAGGTAGCTTCAACCCTGTTCATACAGGACATGTAAATATAATAAAATATGTCCTGGAAAATATGAAGCTTGATAGATTAATTGTCATTCCTGTAGGTTGTCCATCTCACAAAGATAATCTACTTCTAAATGGAAATAAAAGAATAAAACTATTAGAGGTTGCCTGCAAAGATATAGATAAGGTCACAATATCAGATATAGAGATAAAAAATAAGGGTGTATCTCACACTTACGATACCCTTTTGAACTTAAAAAAGAAATACAAAGACGCTATTTTTTATGAAATTATAGGAGAAGATTCTGCAGACTATCTTCATGAGTGGAAAGACTATGAAAAAATGGTTAAGGAATGCAAGTTTGTGGTACTCAAAAGAAATGGGTATGCTTATAGAGCAGAGCATGAGAATATAATAGTTTTGGAAAGCCCCCTATACAGATATAGTTCTACTGAGATAAGAGAACGGTTAAAAAAAGGTTTGGATATAACGGGTATGGTCCCTAGAAAAGTGCACGAGATAATAATCAAAGAAAAATTATACAGATAA
- a CDS encoding PTS sugar transporter subunit IIA, with product MINYLTSKLLTVVDGEKNKEEVIGLLADMASENSDAVENKELFLERLFQREEVGTTGIGMGIVVPHARCESLNKIVIAVALLKNPIEFNTPDGVDAKLVILVGAPKNNNKEYLDLLAKIARKFRYKEYRENILEASNKEELIEALSGI from the coding sequence ATGATTAATTATCTCACCAGTAAACTGCTGACAGTGGTAGACGGGGAAAAAAACAAAGAAGAGGTAATAGGTCTTCTGGCAGATATGGCATCTGAAAACAGTGATGCTGTTGAAAATAAAGAACTTTTTTTAGAAAGACTTTTTCAGAGAGAAGAGGTTGGGACAACGGGGATAGGTATGGGAATAGTGGTTCCTCACGCAAGATGTGAATCTCTTAACAAAATAGTAATAGCCGTAGCACTTCTTAAAAATCCTATTGAGTTTAATACTCCAGACGGAGTCGACGCTAAGCTTGTAATTCTTGTGGGAGCGCCTAAAAACAACAATAAAGAATACCTTGATCTTTTGGCTAAAATAGCAAGAAAGTTTAGATATAAGGAATATAGAGAAAATATCTTAGAGGCGTCTAATAAAGAAGAACTTATAGAGGCATTGTCGGGAATCTGA
- the lpxK gene encoding tetraacyldisaccharide 4'-kinase, producing MEILAYIYYIVTTVRNSLYDKGIFKIKKVDDVEVICVGNITVGGTGKTPAVQHFTKKLKEKGKKVAIVSRGYRGKRKRDPLLVSDGREIFASPEESGDEPYLHAINARVPVIVGKNRYKACFYAKKHFDIDTIILDDGFQHRKLKRNRDVVLIDATNPFGGKALLPKGTLREDLKRGLKRASEFIITKSDLASEKEVETIKKYLRRYQKNISVAKHGVSALCDLKGNMKPLFWIKGKRVLLFSGLANPLNFEKTVISLEPEYIERVDFMDHHHFKKKDFQNIEKRAEIMNADYIITTEKDLVKLPRDFNLSDTYVLKIEFTMIEDNILK from the coding sequence ATGGAAATTTTAGCATACATATACTATATTGTTACAACAGTTAGAAACTCTCTGTATGATAAGGGAATTTTCAAAATCAAAAAAGTAGATGATGTAGAGGTTATATGTGTAGGAAATATAACCGTAGGTGGAACAGGAAAGACCCCTGCAGTACAGCACTTTACGAAAAAACTCAAGGAAAAGGGAAAAAAGGTTGCTATAGTCTCAAGGGGGTATAGAGGAAAGAGAAAAAGAGACCCTCTTCTTGTCAGTGACGGCCGAGAGATATTTGCTTCTCCTGAAGAGAGTGGAGACGAACCTTATCTACATGCAATAAATGCTAGGGTTCCTGTTATAGTAGGAAAAAATAGATATAAGGCATGTTTTTATGCAAAAAAACATTTTGATATAGACACAATAATTCTCGATGACGGTTTTCAGCACAGAAAACTAAAGAGAAACAGAGATGTGGTTTTGATAGATGCCACTAATCCTTTTGGAGGAAAGGCATTGCTTCCAAAAGGAACTCTCAGGGAAGATTTGAAACGGGGCCTAAAAAGAGCCAGTGAATTTATTATAACTAAATCTGATTTGGCAAGTGAAAAAGAGGTAGAAACTATAAAGAAATATCTGAGAAGATATCAGAAAAATATATCGGTGGCAAAACACGGAGTATCTGCACTATGTGATTTAAAAGGGAATATGAAGCCGCTCTTTTGGATAAAAGGTAAAAGAGTATTGCTTTTTTCCGGTCTTGCTAACCCACTTAATTTTGAAAAAACTGTAATCTCCCTGGAACCTGAATATATCGAACGTGTGGATTTTATGGATCACCATCATTTTAAAAAAAAGGATTTTCAGAATATAGAAAAAAGAGCTGAAATAATGAACGCAGACTATATAATAACCACAGAGAAAGACCTGGTAAAACTCCCACGGGATTTTAATCTGAGTGACACATATGTTTTAAAAATAGAGTTTACAATGATAGAAGATAATATACTTAAATAG
- a CDS encoding ABC-ATPase domain-containing protein has product MKNLETILKRIDGKSYKTYNDIKGNYKFSDYTLNILRVQGDPYASPSLFSIEIDLKKYRYEKELYDRESRKTAFEDYVLRKIGDTLRKRKIKSSRSIKGADISILSPGQEIIKRSSVDIKDDILTFRFYVNLPARGRTILSKEAQNLIFNEVIKMPRTLKKENINTESLKKHIEVNEKASMIRDEIKKRDIIAFIAEGSILARKSSVDDRPMNNAVKFSAPETMKITLTLENKEQVTGMGIKKGITTITGGGFHGKTTLLNAIEKGVYNHIPGDGREYVITSYDAVKIRAEDGRTIEKVNISNFIDNLPHKKDTKKFSTENASGSTSQACNIIEALELGADTLLIDEDTSATNFMVRDRKIQELISHDKEPITPFIEKVVSIKKQKDISTIIVVGGLGDYFSVSDKVLMLDEYKVVDVTEKAKEIDMRYSDSKILVSSDEFKLNQRVLDSKKTPLLFRDKKCKIRGRELDELSINRESVDIRSLEQLVENGQVLFIGEVMKKIFTNCKRTSLKETLDEMEIHLKKDNICEYLRCDKGNLVFSRKYEVGAAINRLRKEIFL; this is encoded by the coding sequence TTGAAAAACTTAGAAACTATATTAAAAAGAATAGACGGGAAAAGTTATAAGACTTATAACGATATAAAGGGTAATTATAAATTTTCGGATTATACTTTAAATATTTTAAGAGTTCAGGGAGATCCATATGCATCTCCCTCTCTTTTTTCAATAGAAATAGATTTGAAAAAATATCGATATGAAAAAGAATTATATGACAGAGAATCCAGAAAAACTGCCTTTGAAGACTATGTTTTGAGGAAAATAGGAGATACTCTCAGAAAAAGGAAAATAAAGAGCTCTAGAAGCATAAAAGGAGCCGATATTTCTATACTTTCACCAGGACAGGAGATAATAAAAAGAAGTTCCGTGGATATAAAAGATGATATTTTAACTTTTAGATTTTATGTGAACCTTCCTGCAAGGGGAAGAACAATACTAAGTAAAGAAGCGCAAAATCTTATCTTTAACGAAGTTATAAAAATGCCAAGGACACTTAAAAAAGAGAATATAAACACTGAATCTTTGAAAAAGCATATAGAGGTAAATGAAAAAGCTTCTATGATAAGAGATGAGATAAAAAAAAGAGATATAATTGCCTTTATAGCCGAAGGATCTATTTTGGCCAGAAAGAGTTCTGTAGATGACAGACCCATGAATAATGCAGTAAAATTTAGTGCACCTGAAACCATGAAAATTACTCTGACACTGGAAAATAAAGAGCAGGTAACTGGGATGGGTATAAAAAAAGGGATAACAACCATTACAGGTGGGGGGTTCCACGGAAAAACAACCTTGTTAAATGCAATAGAAAAAGGTGTGTATAATCACATACCTGGAGACGGCAGAGAGTATGTTATAACAAGTTATGATGCTGTAAAAATAAGGGCAGAAGACGGGAGAACAATAGAGAAAGTAAATATCAGCAATTTTATAGACAATCTTCCCCACAAAAAAGATACAAAAAAATTCTCTACGGAAAATGCCAGTGGGTCCACATCTCAGGCATGTAACATTATAGAGGCACTTGAGCTCGGTGCAGATACCCTTCTCATAGATGAAGATACTTCGGCCACAAATTTTATGGTTAGAGACAGAAAAATCCAAGAATTGATATCCCACGACAAGGAGCCTATAACTCCATTTATAGAAAAAGTGGTGTCTATAAAAAAACAAAAGGATATATCTACAATAATCGTTGTAGGTGGGCTTGGGGATTACTTCTCCGTATCTGACAAAGTTCTTATGCTTGACGAATATAAAGTAGTAGATGTAACTGAAAAAGCCAAAGAGATAGATATGAGATATAGTGATAGCAAGATTTTGGTGAGTAGTGACGAATTTAAACTAAATCAAAGAGTTCTTGATTCTAAAAAAACTCCTTTACTTTTCAGGGATAAAAAATGTAAAATAAGGGGAAGGGAATTGGATGAGCTGTCAATCAACAGGGAATCTGTAGATATAAGATCTCTTGAACAACTGGTAGAAAATGGTCAGGTCCTTTTCATAGGAGAAGTGATGAAGAAGATTTTTACCAATTGTAAGAGAACTAGTCTAAAAGAAACCTTAGATGAGATGGAAATTCATCTGAAAAAAGACAATATCTGCGAATATCTAAGATGTGACAAAGGCAATCTGGTATTTTCAAGAAAATACGAGGTTGGAGCTGCCATTAACAGGTTGAGAAAAGAGATATTTTTATAG